A stretch of the Polaribacter pacificus genome encodes the following:
- a CDS encoding phosphoenolpyruvate carboxylase yields the protein MSKLPKLARFEENVASKYQIYNSVFMTLPFDSITKTGVLLPLFHETCLNGFSKGDDPTTIVNRFFKKYQAGRTEKSQIDLLFQFIQYIERQVVLFDAIEDAAFPIINNMDGIGTLRSLKESAESNHKLEELKKYLEAFKVRIVLTAHPTQFYPGTVLGIITDLTEAIRENNFHDIKDLLAQLGKTPFFKHTKPTPYDEAVSLIWYLENVFYTSFGSIFDYIQQNIFDNKTISNNIINIGFWPGGDRDGNPFVTPETTLLVAKRLKTTILKNYYKDLRTLKRKLTFKGVEEKIATLELLVFAAIENPDSKDLTLSFLKGELVAIKEVLIKEHQSLYLTEVESLINKVHLFGFHFANLDIRQDSRVHDTLFNNLVKHLIDSNDAIFSKDYLKLTEKQQVDYLSKISGSIDITDIEDSTKALEAMKIVKEIQASNGEMACNRYIISNNQTALNVMQLFAMLRLVAFEKILTVDIVPLFETIPDLKNAQKVMEELYSNEEYRKHLKQRGDHQTIMLGFSDGTKDGGYFMANWAIFKAKEQLTSISRKYGITAIFFDGRGGPPARGGGKTHQFYASLGSGIEDKEVQLTIQGQTISSNFGTLDSSQYNLEQLISSGVTNTLKGKNTDISKENYAVLDELAQLSYEAYVSFKNDLMFIPYLERMSTLKYYAKTNIGSRPSKRGNSSKLVFSDLRAIPFVGSWSQLKQNVPGFFGVGTALKHYEDAGEFKKVMQLYQESNFFKTLIENSMMSLSKSFFSLTQYMAKDPEFGDFWNRIHSEYQTTKRLLLKLTGYTQLMENEPTGKASIDLRESIVLPLLTIQQFALKKIQELEKSPTDVSKEIELFEKIVTRSLFGNINASRNSA from the coding sequence ATGTCTAAACTACCTAAGCTTGCAAGATTTGAAGAAAATGTAGCGTCAAAATACCAGATTTACAACAGCGTATTTATGACCTTGCCATTTGATAGTATTACAAAGACAGGTGTGTTATTGCCTTTGTTCCATGAGACGTGTTTAAATGGTTTTTCCAAAGGTGATGACCCTACTACTATTGTTAACCGTTTTTTTAAAAAATACCAAGCAGGTAGAACTGAAAAAAGTCAGATAGATTTGCTCTTTCAGTTTATTCAATATATAGAAAGACAGGTTGTGTTGTTTGACGCCATAGAGGATGCAGCATTTCCGATCATTAATAATATGGATGGTATCGGAACTTTAAGAAGCCTTAAAGAATCGGCAGAATCAAATCATAAACTAGAAGAACTTAAAAAATATTTAGAAGCGTTTAAGGTTCGAATTGTGCTAACAGCACATCCAACTCAGTTTTATCCAGGCACTGTTTTAGGAATCATTACCGATTTAACTGAAGCCATCAGAGAGAATAATTTTCACGACATCAAAGATTTGCTTGCTCAATTAGGTAAGACACCCTTTTTTAAGCATACCAAACCAACACCTTATGATGAAGCCGTTAGTTTAATCTGGTACTTAGAGAATGTATTTTACACATCTTTTGGAAGTATCTTTGATTATATTCAACAGAATATTTTTGACAATAAAACCATTAGCAATAACATTATTAATATTGGCTTTTGGCCTGGAGGTGATCGAGATGGAAACCCGTTTGTAACCCCAGAAACCACACTTTTAGTTGCTAAAAGACTAAAGACTACCATCTTAAAAAATTACTATAAAGATCTTAGAACATTAAAGAGAAAATTGACTTTTAAGGGTGTTGAAGAAAAAATAGCAACTTTAGAGTTGTTGGTTTTTGCAGCTATAGAAAACCCTGATTCAAAGGATTTGACACTGAGTTTTTTAAAAGGAGAACTAGTTGCCATTAAAGAAGTTCTAATCAAAGAACATCAATCCTTGTATCTAACTGAAGTAGAAAGCTTGATAAATAAAGTACATTTATTTGGATTTCACTTTGCAAACTTAGACATACGTCAAGACAGTCGTGTACACGACACCTTGTTTAACAACTTAGTTAAACATTTGATAGACAGCAATGATGCAATTTTCTCAAAAGACTATTTAAAACTAACTGAAAAACAACAGGTTGATTATTTATCTAAAATATCTGGCAGTATAGATATCACAGATATAGAAGATAGCACCAAAGCATTAGAAGCAATGAAGATCGTCAAAGAGATTCAAGCAAGTAATGGAGAAATGGCCTGTAATCGATATATCATTAGCAACAATCAAACAGCCTTAAATGTAATGCAGCTCTTTGCGATGTTAAGACTAGTTGCTTTTGAAAAAATATTGACGGTAGATATTGTACCTCTTTTTGAGACCATTCCTGATCTAAAAAATGCACAAAAGGTAATGGAAGAACTCTACAGCAATGAGGAATATAGAAAACACCTTAAGCAACGTGGCGATCATCAAACAATTATGTTAGGCTTTAGTGATGGGACAAAAGATGGTGGTTATTTTATGGCAAACTGGGCCATATTTAAAGCCAAAGAACAATTAACAAGCATCTCAAGAAAGTACGGAATAACTGCCATATTTTTTGATGGAAGAGGCGGACCTCCAGCGAGAGGTGGTGGGAAAACACATCAGTTTTATGCGTCTTTAGGCTCTGGCATAGAAGACAAAGAAGTACAATTAACTATTCAAGGTCAGACTATTAGCTCAAATTTTGGCACACTAGATTCATCACAATACAATCTAGAACAACTGATAAGTTCTGGGGTCACAAATACCTTAAAGGGAAAAAATACAGATATTTCTAAAGAGAATTATGCTGTATTAGATGAGCTTGCACAATTGAGTTATGAGGCATATGTAAGTTTTAAAAACGATCTTATGTTTATCCCTTATTTAGAAAGAATGAGCACCTTAAAATATTATGCCAAGACAAATATTGGAAGTAGACCTTCTAAAAGAGGAAACTCATCAAAACTAGTTTTTTCTGATCTAAGAGCAATCCCATTTGTGGGATCCTGGAGTCAATTAAAACAGAATGTCCCTGGATTCTTTGGTGTAGGTACGGCATTGAAACATTATGAAGACGCAGGAGAGTTTAAAAAGGTAATGCAATTATATCAAGAATCTAATTTCTTTAAGACTTTGATCGAAAACAGCATGATGTCCTTATCAAAATCATTCTTTAGCCTTACTCAATATATGGCTAAAGATCCAGAATTTGGTGATTTTTGGAATCGAATACATAGCGAATACCAAACAACAAAGCGATTACTTCTTAAACTAACAGGCTATACCCAATTAATGGAAAATGAACCAACAGGTAAAGCATCTATAGACTTAAGAGAATCTATTGTACTTCCTTTGTTAACTATTCAGCAATTTGCATTAAAAAAGATTCAAGAATTAGAAAAATCTCCGACAGATGTCTCTAAAGAAATAGAATTATTCGAAAAAATTGTCACCAGATCACTCTTTGGAAACATAAATGCCAGTAGAAACTCAGCATAA
- a CDS encoding ammonium transporter yields MDQLTINNVWMMLCTALVFFMHLGFALLEIGLTRQKNTLNILFKNIFIITSGLLLYYLIGFNLMYPGFDENATGLLGFSGFGLDAPLNSDGLLNLDYNVGYTYWTDFLFQGMFAATAATIVSGAVAERMKLGSFIIFAILYVGLIYPIAGSWKWGGGFLQNLETPFYDFAGSTLVHSVGGWAALVAVWLLKPRIGKFKNGKLQAIPGHNIPLATAGVLILWLGWFGFNGGSVLSADPGATSITLVTTCLAAASGGLLAFIVSTIRYKNYDLTMFLNGILGGLVGITAGADQMSPTDAIVIGAIAGVLIVFAISFIDKLKLDDPVGAIAVHLICGIWGTLAVGIFGNLASWNQFYSQLIGVFCYAALCIPASFLIIYFLKISIGIRVSEKEEMEGLDSHEHGMDAYPDFRLNEH; encoded by the coding sequence ATGGATCAATTAACAATCAATAATGTTTGGATGATGCTTTGTACTGCCTTAGTCTTTTTTATGCATTTGGGCTTTGCACTCTTAGAAATCGGATTAACACGTCAAAAAAACACACTCAATATCTTATTTAAAAATATTTTTATCATCACCTCAGGCTTGTTATTATACTATCTAATAGGATTTAATTTAATGTACCCTGGTTTTGATGAAAATGCTACAGGTTTATTAGGTTTCTCAGGTTTCGGCCTAGATGCTCCATTAAATTCAGATGGACTGTTAAACCTTGATTATAATGTTGGATACACCTATTGGACAGATTTTCTCTTTCAAGGGATGTTTGCTGCTACCGCTGCCACAATTGTTTCTGGAGCGGTGGCTGAACGAATGAAACTTGGATCCTTTATTATTTTTGCAATCCTCTATGTGGGCCTGATCTACCCGATAGCAGGATCTTGGAAATGGGGTGGTGGCTTTTTACAAAACCTAGAAACCCCGTTTTATGATTTTGCAGGTTCTACACTGGTACACTCAGTGGGTGGTTGGGCTGCCTTGGTTGCAGTATGGCTACTCAAACCCAGAATAGGTAAATTTAAAAACGGAAAATTACAGGCAATCCCTGGCCATAACATTCCTTTAGCAACTGCCGGCGTACTAATCTTATGGTTGGGCTGGTTTGGATTTAACGGAGGCTCTGTTTTATCTGCAGATCCAGGCGCAACATCAATAACCCTAGTAACCACGTGTTTAGCTGCCGCATCAGGAGGACTCTTAGCTTTTATCGTATCAACAATACGCTACAAAAACTATGATCTAACCATGTTTCTCAACGGAATACTTGGAGGTCTCGTAGGTATAACTGCAGGAGCTGATCAGATGTCACCTACAGATGCCATTGTCATTGGAGCCATTGCTGGTGTACTTATTGTCTTTGCAATTTCATTTATTGACAAACTTAAGCTTGATGACCCTGTAGGGGCCATTGCAGTGCATTTAATTTGCGGAATTTGGGGCACCTTAGCTGTGGGAATCTTCGGGAACTTAGCTAGTTGGAATCAATTTTACAGTCAATTGATAGGTGTTTTTTGTTATGCTGCTCTTTGCATACCTGCTTCTTTTCTAATTATTTACTTCTTAAAAATATCGATTGGAATAAGAGTCAGTGAAAAAGAAGAAATGGAAGGTTTGGACAGCCATGAACACGGGATGGATGCATATCCAGATTTTAGACTTAATGAACATTAA
- a CDS encoding P-II family nitrogen regulator codes for MKKIETIIRKSKFKDVKDALHQVGVNFFSYWDVTGLGNEKEGHVYRGVSYSTSDIQRRYLSIVVNDDFEEATIQAILNAASTGQVGDGKIFVSEVLETYRIRTGEKGKSTLY; via the coding sequence ATGAAAAAAATCGAAACCATCATTCGAAAATCAAAATTTAAAGATGTCAAAGACGCTTTACACCAAGTAGGGGTTAATTTCTTTTCGTATTGGGACGTTACTGGTCTTGGGAACGAAAAAGAAGGACATGTATATAGAGGCGTTAGTTACAGCACTAGCGATATACAAAGAAGGTATTTATCAATCGTAGTAAACGACGACTTTGAAGAAGCAACCATACAGGCCATTCTAAACGCTGCCTCAACAGGCCAAGTAGGTGATGGAAAAATCTTTGTTTCAGAGGTTCTAGAAACTTACAGAATACGCACAGGAGAAAAAGGAAAATCAACATTATACTAA
- a CDS encoding tRNA pseudouridine synthase A: MKYAHSYLMTIQFLGFRFHGWQKQTNAKTVHEMIDKTLDFVFDDTQVYKTLGAGRTDAKVSASKYALQLFVKSSINEADFIADFNYNAPPDIRMLSVVKTSASFNIIQSSKYKEYHYYFSFGEKTHPFAAPFIVGLPEPLDVDLMMQGASLFSGVHFFHKYCTKPSEKTVFKREIDLCEIVENTVLQANFFPEKSYVLKVKGKGFLRYQIRLMMGVLFELGRGKVDLDFIKASLAEDNDRLHLPSIAPSSGLQLYDLDFED, from the coding sequence ATGAAGTATGCACATAGTTATTTGATGACGATTCAGTTTTTAGGTTTTCGTTTTCACGGTTGGCAAAAACAAACAAATGCCAAGACGGTTCATGAAATGATTGATAAAACTCTAGATTTTGTTTTTGACGATACGCAGGTTTATAAAACGCTTGGAGCCGGTCGAACAGATGCAAAAGTGTCAGCATCAAAATATGCCTTGCAATTGTTTGTAAAGAGTAGTATTAATGAAGCTGATTTTATAGCTGATTTTAATTACAATGCTCCTCCGGATATTAGAATGCTGAGCGTGGTTAAAACTTCGGCTTCATTTAATATTATTCAGTCTTCTAAATACAAAGAGTATCATTATTATTTTTCTTTTGGCGAAAAAACACATCCTTTTGCAGCTCCTTTTATAGTGGGTTTGCCAGAGCCTTTAGATGTCGATCTTATGATGCAGGGAGCGAGTTTGTTTAGTGGAGTACATTTTTTTCATAAATATTGTACCAAACCCTCTGAAAAAACTGTTTTTAAAAGAGAAATAGATTTGTGTGAAATTGTTGAAAACACAGTCTTGCAGGCTAATTTTTTTCCAGAGAAAAGCTATGTTTTGAAAGTAAAAGGAAAAGGCTTTTTGAGATATCAAATCCGATTGATGATGGGTGTGCTCTTTGAGCTGGGTCGAGGAAAGGTAGATCTTGATTTTATCAAGGCCTCATTAGCAGAAGACAATGATCGATTGCATTTGCCTAGTATTGCTCCTTCATCGGGTTTGCAACTTTACGATCTGGATTTTGAAGATTGA
- a CDS encoding acyl-CoA dehydrogenase: MDFSLTEEHIMIRDAARDFAQTELLPGVIERDEQQHFPQELVKKMGDLGFLGIMVDPKYGGSGMDAISYVLIMEELSKIDASASVIVSVNNSLVCYGIEAYANEEQKQKYLTKLATGEFVGAFCLSEPEAGSDATSQKTTAIDMGDHYVINGTKNWITSGGRADVYLVIAQTDKEKGHHGINAFIVEKGMEGFHVGPKENKLGIRGSDTHTLQFNDVKVPKENRIGEDGFGFKFAMKTLSGGRIGIAAQALGIASGSYELALKYSKERKAFGTEICNHQAIAFKLADMYTDITAARHLVMKAAWDKDQGNNYDVSGAMAKLYASKVAMEHSVEAVQIHGGNGFVKEYHVERLMRDAKITQIYEGTSEIQKIVISRSLIKG; the protein is encoded by the coding sequence ATGGATTTTAGTCTTACAGAAGAACATATAATGATTAGAGACGCTGCACGTGATTTTGCTCAAACTGAGCTATTACCTGGAGTAATTGAAAGAGATGAACAACAACACTTTCCTCAAGAATTGGTAAAGAAAATGGGAGATCTTGGTTTCTTAGGAATCATGGTTGATCCAAAATATGGAGGAAGCGGAATGGATGCTATCTCGTATGTGCTTATCATGGAAGAGCTTTCTAAAATTGATGCATCTGCATCTGTAATTGTATCTGTAAACAACTCATTGGTTTGTTATGGTATAGAAGCTTACGCAAATGAAGAGCAAAAACAAAAATATTTAACCAAACTAGCAACAGGAGAGTTTGTTGGAGCCTTTTGTTTGTCAGAACCAGAAGCAGGATCTGATGCAACTTCACAAAAAACAACTGCCATTGACATGGGAGATCACTATGTAATAAACGGTACAAAAAACTGGATTACAAGTGGAGGAAGAGCTGATGTATATTTAGTGATTGCACAAACAGATAAAGAAAAAGGACATCACGGAATCAATGCTTTTATCGTAGAAAAAGGAATGGAAGGTTTCCATGTTGGTCCTAAAGAAAATAAACTAGGTATTAGAGGTTCTGACACCCATACTTTACAGTTTAACGACGTTAAAGTTCCAAAAGAAAATAGAATTGGAGAAGATGGTTTTGGTTTTAAATTTGCAATGAAAACCTTATCAGGAGGACGTATTGGAATTGCTGCACAGGCCTTAGGTATTGCATCTGGCTCTTATGAGTTGGCTTTAAAATACTCTAAAGAGCGCAAGGCTTTTGGAACAGAAATTTGCAACCATCAAGCCATTGCATTTAAATTAGCAGACATGTACACAGACATTACTGCTGCACGTCATTTGGTAATGAAGGCAGCTTGGGATAAAGATCAAGGAAATAACTATGATGTTTCTGGAGCCATGGCTAAATTGTATGCCTCAAAAGTTGCTATGGAACACTCTGTAGAAGCAGTTCAGATTCACGGTGGTAATGGTTTTGTAAAAGAATACCACGTAGAACGATTGATGAGAGATGCCAAAATTACACAGATCTATGAAGGGACTTCTGAGATTCAAAAAATTGTCATTTCTAGAAGCCTTATAAAAGGCTAA
- a CDS encoding anhydro-N-acetylmuramic acid kinase, with protein sequence MERTFSYAIGLMSGTSLDGVDLVYVRFEKQRPTNFKILLSETISYDAVWKERLQTAIGLSKEELINLDVIYGDLLAQMLCDFIKKHQLTKIDFIASHGHTVLHEPHKGITLQIGSGQVIANKTQCKVVCDFRTQDVQLGGQGAPLVPIGDALLFSDYDACINLGGFANISYQAKDRRIAFDICPVNIVLNRYANLLGLAYDDQGKIAAKGLFDESLFTALNRMSYYSKIAPKSLGLEWVQQSIFPLIDASGIEVSSVLRTFTTHSAFQIAKNLKTDSTVLITGGGVLNSFLIAELQRYNSVKIAAVDATLIHFKEALIFAFLGLLRLDNQVNCLSSVTGAKRDHSSGVIFKPLILT encoded by the coding sequence ATGGAAAGAACTTTTTCTTACGCTATTGGATTGATGTCCGGAACTTCTTTAGATGGGGTTGATCTTGTTTATGTTCGTTTTGAAAAACAACGGCCTACTAACTTTAAAATTTTGCTTTCTGAAACCATTTCTTATGATGCAGTTTGGAAAGAACGCTTGCAAACAGCAATAGGATTGTCAAAGGAAGAGCTCATTAATTTAGATGTAATCTATGGTGATTTGTTGGCTCAAATGCTTTGTGACTTTATAAAAAAACACCAGTTAACAAAAATAGATTTTATTGCATCGCATGGACACACTGTTCTGCATGAGCCCCATAAAGGGATTACTTTGCAAATAGGAAGCGGACAAGTAATTGCAAACAAAACCCAATGCAAAGTAGTTTGTGATTTTAGAACCCAAGACGTACAACTAGGTGGGCAAGGAGCGCCTTTAGTGCCTATTGGAGACGCATTGTTGTTTAGTGACTATGATGCCTGTATTAATTTAGGTGGATTTGCCAATATTTCTTACCAAGCAAAAGACCGTAGAATAGCTTTTGATATTTGTCCAGTAAACATCGTATTAAATAGGTATGCTAATCTGTTGGGTTTGGCTTATGATGATCAAGGAAAAATAGCAGCGAAAGGGCTTTTTGACGAGTCCTTATTTACAGCGTTAAATAGAATGAGTTATTATAGTAAGATTGCTCCTAAATCTTTGGGCTTAGAGTGGGTGCAGCAATCAATTTTTCCCTTAATTGATGCATCAGGTATAGAAGTTTCTAGTGTTTTGAGAACTTTTACAACGCATAGTGCTTTTCAGATAGCCAAAAATTTAAAGACAGATTCGACAGTTTTAATAACGGGAGGGGGTGTTCTCAATAGCTTTTTGATAGCAGAATTACAGCGTTATAATTCTGTTAAAATTGCAGCTGTTGATGCAACTTTGATTCATTTTAAAGAGGCTTTAATTTTTGCTTTTTTAGGTTTGTTACGCCTTGATAATCAGGTTAATTGCTTGAGTAGTGTTACCGGAGCTAAAAGAGATCATAGTTCTGGTGTTATTTTTAAGCCATTAATTTTAACTTAA
- a CDS encoding Glu/Leu/Phe/Val dehydrogenase dimerization domain-containing protein, which produces MKDLLKIYENKKPEIVFNWKDSETEAEGWTVINSLRGGAAGGGTRMRKGLDMYEVMSLAKTMEVKFTVSGPAIGGAKSGINFDPQDPRKKGVLERWYKAVAPLLKNYYGTGGDLNVDEIHEVIPMTEDCGVWHPQEGVFNGHFKPTEADKINRIGQLRHGVIKVLENSNFSPDVLRKYTVADMITGFGVAEAVRHYYDIYGGSVVGKKAVVQGFGNVGSAAAYYLAQMGAKVVGIIDRNGGVVKEEGFTFDEIKQFFLNKDGNTLVADNMIPFEEINSTIWNLNCEIFAPCAASRLVQQEQINQMIASGLEVISCGANVPFADQEIFFGSIMEDTDKKVSLIPDFISNCGMARVFAYFMERRVEMTDEAIFEDTSNTIKKALQKTFTRSASKTRISETAFEIALKELI; this is translated from the coding sequence ATGAAAGATTTACTTAAGATATACGAAAATAAAAAACCAGAAATAGTATTTAATTGGAAAGATTCTGAAACAGAAGCCGAAGGTTGGACAGTGATCAACTCATTAAGAGGTGGAGCTGCTGGTGGAGGAACAAGAATGAGAAAAGGACTAGACATGTACGAAGTAATGTCTTTGGCCAAAACGATGGAGGTTAAGTTTACCGTATCTGGTCCAGCTATTGGAGGAGCAAAATCAGGAATCAACTTTGACCCACAAGATCCTCGTAAAAAAGGAGTTTTGGAACGTTGGTATAAAGCAGTCGCACCTTTACTTAAAAACTATTACGGAACTGGGGGAGATCTTAATGTTGATGAAATTCACGAGGTGATTCCAATGACAGAAGATTGTGGTGTTTGGCACCCGCAAGAAGGCGTCTTTAATGGTCATTTTAAGCCGACTGAAGCTGATAAGATAAACAGAATTGGACAATTGAGACACGGAGTGATTAAGGTGTTAGAAAACAGTAACTTTTCTCCTGATGTCTTAAGGAAATATACAGTTGCTGATATGATCACCGGTTTTGGTGTTGCTGAAGCAGTTCGTCATTATTATGATATTTATGGTGGATCTGTGGTGGGTAAAAAAGCCGTAGTTCAAGGTTTTGGAAATGTAGGATCTGCAGCTGCCTATTATTTAGCTCAAATGGGAGCAAAGGTTGTGGGAATTATTGATAGAAATGGAGGAGTTGTAAAAGAAGAAGGATTTACTTTTGATGAAATTAAACAATTCTTTTTAAACAAAGATGGGAATACCTTAGTGGCTGATAACATGATCCCTTTTGAGGAGATTAACAGTACAATTTGGAATTTAAATTGTGAAATTTTTGCTCCATGTGCAGCTTCAAGATTGGTTCAACAAGAACAGATTAACCAAATGATTGCTTCTGGTTTGGAAGTGATTTCTTGTGGAGCAAATGTGCCTTTTGCCGATCAAGAAATTTTCTTTGGTTCTATTATGGAAGATACCGATAAAAAGGTAAGTTTAATCCCTGATTTCATTTCAAACTGTGGAATGGCGAGAGTATTTGCTTATTTTATGGAGAGAAGAGTAGAGATGACGGATGAGGCTATTTTTGAAGATACTTCAAATACCATTAAAAAAGCCCTTCAAAAAACTTTTACAAGAAGTGCGTCAAAAACAAGAATTAGCGAAACAGCTTTTGAAATAGCCTTAAAAGAATTAATTTAA
- the nhaD gene encoding sodium:proton antiporter NhaD, producing MESIIISVFVIGYLAITLEHNLKIDKLIPALAMMAVCWALVALNVDQFPTWFDSAKHALVDNFSSLVAEDKVHILEETLLHHLGKTAEILVFLLGAMTIVEIIDYFDGFSTIKSFIKTKSKRRILWIFSFLAFILSAIIDNLTATIVLISILQKIIHKREDRIWFAGLIIVAANAGGAWSPIGDVTTTMLWIGKKVTAGKLIEYLLIPSLLCMIVPSLIASFLPAFKGNIDTDETTDEEKPKSKYSAIMLYLGLGAIVFVPIFKTVTHLPPYVGMMLSLAVVATFAEIYSRTKFSLTDFNSAESDSNAHHSPVHHSLSKIEMPSILFFLGILMAVAALESLGILFNFATTLKETVPMMGTELHGEGVSDLVVLLLGIGSAVIDNVPLVAASLGMFSQPIDDELWHFIAFSAGTGGSMLIIGSAAGVVAMGMEKIDFFWYLKKISWLAMIGFLVGSFAFMIMRSLF from the coding sequence ATGGAGTCGATTATCATTTCCGTTTTTGTAATAGGGTATCTAGCTATTACATTAGAGCACAATTTAAAAATAGATAAATTAATACCAGCACTAGCTATGATGGCAGTCTGTTGGGCATTAGTTGCGTTAAATGTCGACCAGTTTCCTACTTGGTTTGATTCAGCTAAACATGCATTAGTAGATAATTTTTCTTCATTAGTTGCTGAAGACAAGGTGCATATACTAGAAGAAACACTATTACATCATCTGGGTAAAACAGCTGAAATTCTTGTCTTCTTACTAGGGGCAATGACTATTGTAGAGATTATTGATTATTTTGATGGTTTTTCTACCATTAAAAGCTTTATAAAAACAAAGAGTAAAAGAAGAATCTTATGGATTTTTTCATTCTTAGCATTTATTTTGTCTGCAATTATTGACAATTTAACAGCAACAATTGTATTGATTTCTATTTTGCAGAAAATTATCCATAAACGAGAAGATCGAATTTGGTTTGCAGGATTAATCATTGTAGCTGCAAATGCAGGTGGTGCTTGGTCTCCAATTGGAGATGTTACCACAACCATGCTTTGGATTGGTAAAAAGGTGACTGCTGGTAAGCTTATAGAATACTTATTAATTCCATCATTATTGTGTATGATAGTTCCTTCTCTAATCGCAAGTTTTTTACCTGCATTTAAAGGAAATATTGATACTGATGAAACAACCGATGAAGAGAAGCCAAAAAGCAAATACAGTGCAATAATGCTGTATTTAGGTTTAGGTGCTATTGTTTTTGTGCCTATTTTTAAAACAGTAACTCACTTGCCTCCTTATGTTGGTATGATGCTTTCTTTGGCAGTGGTGGCAACTTTCGCAGAAATCTATAGTAGAACCAAGTTTTCATTAACTGATTTTAACAGCGCAGAGTCTGATAGTAATGCGCACCATAGCCCAGTGCATCATTCACTTTCTAAGATTGAAATGCCTAGTATTTTGTTCTTCTTAGGAATTTTAATGGCAGTTGCTGCTTTAGAATCTTTGGGTATACTATTTAATTTTGCAACAACTCTAAAAGAGACAGTCCCTATGATGGGAACAGAACTTCATGGTGAAGGAGTTTCAGATTTAGTTGTTTTATTATTAGGTATTGGATCTGCAGTGATAGACAATGTACCTTTAGTTGCGGCAAGTTTAGGTATGTTCTCTCAGCCAATTGATGATGAACTTTGGCACTTTATTGCTTTTTCTGCTGGTACTGGAGGAAGTATGTTAATAATAGGATCTGCAGCAGGAGTTGTAGCAATGGGAATGGAGAAAATCGATTTCTTTTGGTATCTGAAAAAAATATCTTGGCTAGCAATGATTGGATTCTTGGTTGGCTCGTTTGCTTTTATGATTATGAGATCATTATTTTAA
- a CDS encoding MotA/TolQ/ExbB proton channel family protein: protein MMLFIQENLDGITAVSDEKTLSIYKLIMESGTGGLMIIALLFVLLAIALYIYFERFFAIKAAAKVDENFMNQIKDFVSDGKLEAATELCNVTDSPTSRLIGKGISRIGKPLDDINKAIENSGKLEVYKLERNVSVLATIAGAAPMIGFLGTVIGMIVAIHEIANSGGQIDIKLLSDGLYTAMTTTVAGLIVGIIAYVTYNHLVVRTDKVVYQMEAKSVEFLDLLNDPA, encoded by the coding sequence ATGATGTTGTTTATACAAGAAAATTTAGACGGAATAACGGCGGTATCTGATGAAAAAACATTGTCGATATATAAGCTAATCATGGAAAGTGGTACGGGTGGTCTTATGATCATTGCTTTGCTTTTTGTGTTGTTAGCGATTGCTTTGTATATTTATTTTGAGCGATTTTTTGCTATTAAAGCTGCCGCTAAAGTTGATGAGAATTTCATGAATCAGATTAAAGATTTTGTGTCTGATGGAAAGTTAGAGGCTGCGACTGAATTGTGTAATGTTACTGATTCTCCAACATCTCGATTGATTGGTAAAGGAATTTCAAGAATTGGAAAACCTTTGGATGATATTAATAAAGCGATTGAGAACTCAGGAAAATTGGAAGTTTATAAATTAGAAAGAAATGTTAGTGTTTTGGCTACTATAGCCGGAGCAGCTCCAATGATTGGGTTTTTAGGGACTGTAATTGGTATGATTGTTGCCATACATGAAATAGCCAACTCAGGAGGTCAAATTGATATCAAGTTGTTGTCTGATGGCTTGTATACCGCAATGACAACTACAGTAGCTGGCTTGATTGTCGGGATTATAGCCTATGTTACTTACAATCATTTGGTAGTAAGAACAGATAAGGTTGTTTACCAGATGGAAGCAAAGTCTGTTGAGTTTTTAGATTTATTAAATGACCCAGCTTAG